The Triticum aestivum cultivar Chinese Spring chromosome 3A, IWGSC CS RefSeq v2.1, whole genome shotgun sequence genome includes a region encoding these proteins:
- the LOC123057280 gene encoding uncharacterized protein, producing MNVVKCHDRFFCKATGVASNACKAARVGCSVFLVLPRWKKLELGFFFSPAEAQAGELRVAARAGPPGKSSNLQQKKLEVEDELEFQARLELQVQALETQARAGPVRRRRRPWAARGIAAQPWAAGGDSDAALGGGRDRGGRGWRRGSALQQWSRRPSRWSPRRSRWTARRSSPPCGRCSSPPCGRRSSPRAAQVGRGGGGSQRWRRPWPLSRARPYGGCRRWREGPQCAPATEKGGRSSGV from the exons ATGAATG TTGTCAA ATGCCATGATCGATTTTTTTGTAAAGCTACTGGAGTTGCCAGCAATGCATGCAAAGCGGCAAGAGTTGGCTGCTCAGTTTTTCTTGTACTGCCAAGATGGAAG AAATTGGAGCTCGGGTTCTTCTTCTCACCGGCAGAAGCACAAGCAGGGGAGCTCCGGGTGGCAGCACGAGCAGGCCCGCCGGGGAAGAGCAGCAACTTGCAGCAGAAGAAGCTCGAGGTTGAGGATGAGCTTGAGTTCCAGGCCCGCCTGGAGCTCCAGGTCCAGGCGCTCGAGACCCAGGCGCGCGCAGGTCCTGTGCGGCGCCGGCGCAGGCCCTGGGCGGCGCGAGGGATAGCAGCGCAGCCCTGGGCGGCGGGAGGGGATAGCGATGCAGCCCTCGGCGGCGGAAGGGATCGGGGCGGGAGAGGATGGCGGCGGGGCAGCGCCCTTCAGCAGTGGAGCCGCCGCCCGTCGAGGTGGTCGCCGCGGAGGAGCAGGTGGACGGCGCGACGCAGCTCGCCTCCGTGCGGGCGATGCAGCTCGCCTCCGTGCGGGCGACGCAGCTCGCCTCGGGCGGCGCAGGTGGGCAGGGGCGGTGGTGGTTCACAGCGGTGGCGCAGGCCCTGGCCGTTGTCACGCGCTCGGCCCTATGGTGGGTGCCGACGGTGGCGCGAGGGACCACAGTGCGCGCCGGCGACGGAGAAAGGAGGAAGAAGCAGCGGGGTGTGA
- the LOC123059478 gene encoding uncharacterized protein, whose protein sequence is MGFCCGPSDVQVLPKNTATSSSSSSSSSAKDSGDGGKKKQQQGVKEQGKEKKMSNLDRAALTTPRLPFHSRPGLM, encoded by the coding sequence ATGGGGTTCTGCTGTGGGCCTTCGGATGTCCAGGTGCTCCCCAAGAACACCGccacttcctcctcctcatcctcctcgtctTCTGCTAAAGATTCCGGTGATGGCggcaagaagaaacagcagcaaggtgtaaaggagcaggggaaggagaagaagatgagCAACCTTGACCGGGCCGCCCTCACAACGCCCCGCCTCCCCTTCCATTCTCGACCCGGTCTCATGTGA